One segment of Prionailurus bengalensis isolate Pbe53 chromosome D4, Fcat_Pben_1.1_paternal_pri, whole genome shotgun sequence DNA contains the following:
- the RFK gene encoding riboflavin kinase isoform X1, with protein sequence MRHLPYFCRGQVVRGFGRGSKQLGIPTANFPEQVVDNLPADVSTGIYYGWASVGSGDVHKMVVSIGWNPYYKNTKKSMETHIMHTFEEDFYGEILNVAIVGYLRPEKNFDSLVQGTRENAVVSKDALRCLKCHKLSQYLKRRASSMSAWCGCFDSVGEGLLQM encoded by the exons ATGAGGCACCTGCCGTATTTCTGCCGCGGCCAGGTGGTGCGGGGCTTCGGCCGCGGCTCCAAGCAGCTGGGCATCCCTACAG cCAACTTTCCGGAACAAGTAGTTGACAATCTCCCAGCTGATGTATCCACTGGCATTTATTATGGTTGGGCCAGTGTTGGAAGTGGAGATGTTCATAAGATGGTGGTGAGCATAGGATGGAACCCGtactacaaaaatacaaaaaagtccATG GAAACTCATATCATGCACACCTTCGAAGAGGACTTCTATGGGGAAATCCTCAATGTGGCCATCGTTGGCTACCTCAGACCCGAGAAGAACTTCGATTCTTTAG TTCAAGGAACAAGAGAGAATGCTGTCGTGAGTAAAGATGCTTTGCGGTGCTTGAAGTGTCACAAACTAAGTCAATATTTGAAACGTAGAGCATCAAGTATGTCAGCGTGGTGTGGTTGCTTTGATTCTGTTGGAGAGGGTCTTTTACAAATGTAA
- the RFK gene encoding riboflavin kinase isoform X2 — translation MRHLPYFCRGQVVRGFGRGSKQLGIPTANFPEQVVDNLPADVSTGIYYGWASVGSGDVHKMVVSIGWNPYYKNTKKSMETHIMHTFEEDFYGEILNVAIVGYLRPEKNFDSLESLISAIQGDIEEAKKRLDLPEHLKLKEDNFFRVPKSKIMNGH, via the exons ATGAGGCACCTGCCGTATTTCTGCCGCGGCCAGGTGGTGCGGGGCTTCGGCCGCGGCTCCAAGCAGCTGGGCATCCCTACAG cCAACTTTCCGGAACAAGTAGTTGACAATCTCCCAGCTGATGTATCCACTGGCATTTATTATGGTTGGGCCAGTGTTGGAAGTGGAGATGTTCATAAGATGGTGGTGAGCATAGGATGGAACCCGtactacaaaaatacaaaaaagtccATG GAAACTCATATCATGCACACCTTCGAAGAGGACTTCTATGGGGAAATCCTCAATGTGGCCATCGTTGGCTACCTCAGACCCGAGAAGAACTTCGATTCTTTAG AGTCCCTTATTTCAGCAATTCAAGGTGATATCGAGGAAGCCAAGAAACGACTAGATTTACCAGAACATTTGAAATTGAAAGAAGATAATTTCTTCCGGGTTcctaaaagcaaaataatgaatGGCCACTGA